From one Pseudomonas fluorescens genomic stretch:
- a CDS encoding amidohydrolase, whose protein sequence is MQRLIPTLLVTALACASLPALAAADLVLFNGKVFTGEPGQGLVQAVAVKDGKVLQVGSDAQIQALADAHTQRIDLAGKVLMPGMIDSHSHPVVAAFDSLGANLADEVKPLPELEQWILAEVEQGRGKAGDVISIAGVSSAYWDNSRELGQLFNQGRWASQPLVLSGIDGHTGWANQAMLKRLQIDAALVKGLSEQDRSYVGHEADFSPNGYFAEARWDQVRSQIPAASQEVMLKAAREAVRVNNQYGVTAWMDAAANAGSGDSLFDFKATAKTVGVLPLYRALAERGELNAHVAALMITNPKSRPADLEVLARVMKQFEGVPNLSFPGIKVFVDGVLEYPGQTAAVITPYSNSHKNGQLLIEPEHFGELVAAAEQRNWIVHMHAVGDRAVRESLNGVAYARTLQGKPLAHSISHLQMVDPKDFARFQQLGVIASMQLLWATAENYTVELVKPYVSAQAYAYQYPAHSLQQAGAVIAGASDWPVSSPNPWNAIAQAMTRKGPLGVLNAEESVDRQLMFQAYTLNAAKALRLERQIGSLAPGKQADLIVLDRDVFKVSAQELFDTKVLKTYFAGKQVYASES, encoded by the coding sequence TCCCACGCTATTGGTCACTGCGCTGGCCTGTGCTTCGCTGCCGGCCTTGGCTGCTGCGGACCTGGTGCTGTTCAACGGCAAGGTGTTTACCGGCGAACCCGGCCAGGGCCTGGTGCAGGCGGTTGCGGTCAAGGATGGCAAGGTCCTGCAAGTGGGCAGCGACGCGCAGATCCAGGCCCTGGCCGATGCCCACACGCAACGCATCGACCTGGCCGGCAAGGTACTGATGCCCGGCATGATCGACAGCCACAGCCACCCGGTGGTAGCGGCCTTCGACAGCCTCGGCGCCAATTTGGCGGATGAGGTCAAGCCGCTGCCCGAGCTTGAGCAGTGGATCCTCGCCGAGGTTGAACAGGGCCGTGGCAAGGCGGGCGATGTGATCAGCATTGCCGGGGTGAGTTCGGCCTACTGGGACAACAGCCGCGAACTTGGCCAGTTGTTCAACCAGGGCCGCTGGGCCAGCCAGCCGTTGGTGCTCAGTGGCATCGACGGCCATACCGGCTGGGCCAACCAGGCCATGCTCAAGCGTTTGCAGATCGATGCTGCGCTGGTCAAAGGCCTGTCTGAGCAAGACCGCAGCTATGTCGGGCATGAGGCCGACTTCAGCCCCAACGGCTACTTTGCCGAAGCGCGTTGGGACCAGGTACGCAGCCAGATCCCCGCCGCCAGCCAGGAGGTGATGCTCAAGGCCGCGCGCGAGGCGGTCAGGGTCAACAACCAGTACGGCGTTACCGCCTGGATGGATGCCGCAGCCAATGCCGGCAGTGGCGATTCGCTGTTCGATTTCAAGGCCACGGCGAAGACCGTTGGCGTGTTACCGTTGTACCGGGCACTGGCCGAGCGGGGCGAGCTCAATGCCCATGTCGCTGCGTTGATGATCACCAACCCCAAGAGCCGGCCGGCGGACCTTGAGGTGCTGGCCCGGGTCATGAAGCAGTTCGAGGGCGTGCCCAACCTGAGTTTCCCGGGCATCAAGGTGTTCGTCGATGGCGTGCTGGAATATCCCGGGCAGACGGCGGCGGTCATCACCCCGTACAGCAACAGCCACAAGAACGGCCAACTGCTGATCGAGCCGGAGCACTTCGGCGAGCTGGTGGCTGCGGCCGAGCAGCGCAACTGGATCGTGCACATGCACGCGGTCGGCGACCGGGCGGTGCGCGAATCGCTCAACGGCGTGGCCTATGCGCGCACGCTGCAGGGCAAGCCGCTGGCTCACAGCATCAGCCACCTGCAGATGGTCGACCCCAAGGACTTTGCACGCTTCCAGCAACTGGGGGTGATTGCCTCCATGCAACTGCTGTGGGCGACCGCCGAGAACTACACCGTCGAGCTGGTCAAACCCTACGTCAGCGCTCAGGCCTACGCCTACCAATACCCGGCGCACTCGTTGCAGCAGGCCGGTGCGGTGATCGCCGGTGCCAGCGACTGGCCGGTGTCCAGCCCCAATCCGTGGAATGCCATTGCCCAGGCCATGACCCGCAAGGGCCCGCTGGGTGTGCTCAACGCCGAAGAAAGCGTCGATCGCCAGCTAATGTTCCAGGCCTACACCCTCAACGCCGCCAAAGCCCTGCGCCTGGAGCGGCAGATCGGCTCGCTGGCGCCCGGCAAGCAGGCCGACCTGATCGTGCTTGATCGTGATGTGTTCAAGGTCAGCGCCCAGGAGCTGTTCGACACCAAGGTGCTCAAGACCTACTTCGCCGGCAAGCAGGTGTACGCCAGCGAGTCCTGA
- a CDS encoding TorF family putative porin has translation MNTRLLIAFACLAPLTAQAMTLNDDFSLDMSLAATSDYRSRGISQSLGDPALQAGATLLHSTGLYLGAWTSTVDFGFDYKTRQELEYFAGWYWQATDAISLDLGYLKYSYPKEGQFNMSEVYAIVDLYGLKLGAYYSSDAPNAFGKDQDTLYSYVAYSFALPGEVGLELRAGRNDVKDPAFWSASGDERNTYYEWEAKLSREFVGVTWGLSYIDTDLSKSECTGWYGYDDLCSATVVVSASKAF, from the coding sequence ATGAACACACGCTTGCTCATTGCTTTCGCCTGCCTGGCGCCGCTGACGGCCCAGGCAATGACACTCAACGATGATTTCAGCCTCGACATGAGCCTTGCCGCCACCAGCGACTACCGCTCCCGCGGTATCTCGCAAAGCCTCGGCGACCCGGCTCTGCAGGCCGGTGCGACGCTGCTGCACAGCACTGGCCTGTACCTGGGCGCCTGGACCTCGACAGTGGATTTCGGCTTCGACTACAAAACCCGTCAGGAGCTCGAGTACTTCGCCGGCTGGTACTGGCAGGCCACCGATGCCATCAGCCTCGACCTTGGCTACCTCAAGTACAGCTACCCCAAGGAAGGCCAGTTCAACATGAGCGAGGTCTACGCCATTGTCGACCTCTATGGGCTCAAGTTGGGCGCCTACTACTCAAGCGATGCGCCGAATGCCTTTGGCAAGGACCAGGACACCTTGTACAGCTATGTTGCCTACAGCTTCGCCTTGCCAGGCGAAGTGGGCCTGGAGTTGCGGGCAGGGCGCAACGATGTCAAAGACCCGGCGTTCTGGTCGGCCAGTGGCGATGAGCGCAATACGTACTATGAGTGGGAGGCCAAGCTCAGTCGCGAGTTCGTCGGCGTCACCTGGGGGCTGAGCTACATCGACACCGACCTGTCGAAGAGCGAATGCACGGGTTGGTATGGCTATGATGACCTGTGCTCGGCGACCGTGGTGGTGAGTGCCAGCAAGGCGTTCTGA
- the chrA gene encoding chromate efflux transporter, producing the protein MPHPNDHTPWRVFLIFLRLGLTSFGGPIAHLGYFRDEFVRRRRWLSERNYADLVALCQFLPGPASSQVGIALGLSRAGYAGALAAWAGFTLPSALALILLGLGLAGYAEAVPAGILHGLKVVAVAIVAQAVWGMARNLCPDVPRMLLMAVATCLVLLMPAAWAQVAVIGAAGIAGLVLFKPDKSAEHDPLPITVSQRAGCLWLLVFFALLMALPLLAELSASPTLSMIDAFYRTGSLVFGGGHVMLPLLQAEVVPNGWVSNETFLAGYGATQAVPGPLFTFAAFLGASMHGPQSAWLGAVLCLLAIFTPSFLLVFAALPFWERLRSNQRMQAAMLGINAAVVGLLLAALYQPVWTSAILQPLDVALALLALVALMFCKLPPWLVVIGCGLGGQLLSLRY; encoded by the coding sequence ATGCCCCACCCCAACGATCACACGCCATGGCGGGTTTTCCTGATTTTCCTGCGCTTGGGGCTGACCTCCTTCGGCGGCCCCATCGCCCATCTGGGCTACTTTCGCGACGAGTTCGTCAGGCGTCGCCGCTGGCTGAGCGAGCGCAACTATGCCGATCTTGTGGCGCTTTGCCAGTTCCTCCCGGGGCCGGCCAGCAGCCAGGTCGGCATCGCCCTGGGGTTGTCGCGCGCAGGGTATGCCGGGGCGCTGGCGGCCTGGGCGGGGTTTACCCTGCCTTCGGCATTGGCCCTGATTCTGCTTGGCCTGGGGCTCGCCGGGTACGCCGAGGCTGTTCCCGCCGGCATCCTTCATGGCCTGAAAGTGGTGGCGGTGGCGATCGTCGCCCAGGCGGTCTGGGGCATGGCTCGCAACCTGTGCCCGGATGTGCCACGGATGTTACTGATGGCCGTTGCCACTTGCCTGGTGCTGCTGATGCCCGCAGCCTGGGCGCAGGTAGCGGTAATCGGCGCAGCGGGCATCGCTGGCCTGGTGCTGTTCAAACCGGACAAAAGCGCCGAACACGATCCCTTGCCGATTACCGTCAGCCAGCGCGCAGGCTGCCTCTGGTTGCTGGTGTTCTTTGCCCTGTTAATGGCTTTGCCGCTGCTGGCCGAACTTTCGGCCAGCCCGACCCTGAGCATGATCGATGCCTTCTATCGCACCGGCTCTCTGGTGTTCGGTGGCGGCCACGTAATGCTGCCATTGCTGCAGGCCGAAGTGGTCCCCAACGGTTGGGTCAGCAACGAAACGTTTCTGGCGGGCTATGGCGCCACCCAGGCAGTGCCAGGCCCGTTGTTTACCTTCGCCGCCTTTCTTGGCGCCTCGATGCACGGCCCGCAGTCCGCTTGGCTGGGGGCGGTGCTGTGCCTGCTGGCAATCTTTACCCCGTCGTTTCTGCTGGTGTTCGCTGCGCTGCCGTTCTGGGAGCGCCTGCGCAGCAACCAGCGCATGCAGGCGGCGATGCTGGGCATCAATGCGGCGGTGGTGGGGCTGCTGCTGGCGGCGCTGTATCAGCCGGTGTGGACCAGCGCCATCCTCCAGCCCCTGGACGTTGCCCTGGCGCTGCTGGCCCTGGTGGCGCTGATGTTCTGCAAGCTGCCGCCGTGGTTGGTGGTGATCGGCTGTGGTCTGGGCGGGCAGCTGTTGAGCCTGCGCTATTGA
- a CDS encoding TerC family protein: MEWLADPTAWLGLATLIVLELVLGIDNLVFIAILADKLPPHQRDRARVIGLSLALIMRLGLLASISWMVTLTAPLFEVFDKSFSGRDLIMLFGGVFLLFKATMELHERLEGHVAQNNGSLRHAAFWPIVAQIVVLDAVFSLDAVITAVGMVEELSIMMIAVIFSIGIMIVASKPLTRFVNNHPTVIMLCLGFLMMIGFSLTAEGLGFHIPKGYLYAAIGFSILIELFNQLARARRKRSLQQHRPLRERTAHAVLRLLGGRRVEADDVGEEIADLVEGGEEQVLFDRRERVMISGVLNLAERPIKTVMTVRAKVDAIDLAQPAEAIRTALMHSSYSRLPLIREGRIEEPLGFVHKKELLKELLAGNQPDLESLARAPLNLLESFSILNALEQMRSQSTHIAFVVNEFGDFTGVLTMTDILESIAGELPDASEVEGPGIVEDEQGFVVSGALNLSQIHARTGFAAKPTEDYQTLAGLVMSLLDRLPMVGDSLVWDHWKMTVVAVEERRVREVRLTPNAAVDAAGA; the protein is encoded by the coding sequence ATGGAATGGCTAGCCGACCCCACGGCCTGGCTGGGCCTTGCCACGCTGATTGTGCTGGAACTGGTACTGGGTATCGATAACCTGGTGTTCATCGCCATCCTTGCCGACAAACTGCCGCCCCATCAGCGCGACCGTGCGCGGGTGATCGGCTTGTCGCTGGCGTTGATCATGCGCCTGGGCCTGCTGGCCAGTATCTCGTGGATGGTGACCCTTACCGCGCCGCTGTTCGAGGTGTTCGACAAGAGCTTCTCGGGCCGTGACCTGATCATGCTCTTCGGTGGTGTGTTCCTGTTGTTCAAGGCCACCATGGAGCTGCATGAGCGCCTTGAAGGGCATGTTGCCCAGAACAACGGCAGCCTGCGTCACGCCGCGTTCTGGCCGATTGTCGCGCAGATCGTGGTGCTTGACGCGGTGTTCTCCCTGGACGCGGTAATCACCGCCGTGGGCATGGTCGAGGAGCTGTCGATCATGATGATCGCGGTGATCTTCTCCATCGGCATCATGATCGTTGCCAGCAAACCGTTGACCCGCTTCGTCAACAATCACCCGACAGTGATCATGCTGTGCCTGGGCTTCTTGATGATGATCGGCTTCAGCCTGACCGCCGAGGGCCTGGGCTTTCATATTCCAAAAGGCTATCTGTATGCCGCTATCGGGTTCTCGATCCTCATCGAGCTGTTCAACCAGTTGGCCCGGGCCCGCCGCAAGCGCAGCTTGCAACAACACCGGCCGCTGCGTGAGCGCACTGCCCACGCGGTACTACGCCTGCTGGGTGGGCGCAGGGTGGAGGCTGATGACGTCGGCGAGGAGATTGCCGACCTGGTCGAGGGTGGCGAAGAACAGGTGCTGTTCGACCGCCGTGAGCGGGTGATGATCAGCGGCGTGCTGAACCTTGCAGAGCGGCCGATCAAGACCGTGATGACGGTTCGCGCCAAGGTCGATGCCATCGACCTGGCACAGCCGGCCGAGGCGATTCGTACTGCTCTGATGCATTCGTCCTACTCGCGCCTGCCGTTGATTCGTGAGGGGCGCATCGAAGAACCCTTGGGCTTCGTGCACAAGAAGGAGCTGCTCAAGGAGTTGCTGGCTGGCAATCAGCCGGACCTGGAAAGCCTGGCCCGGGCGCCATTGAACCTGCTGGAGAGTTTCAGCATCCTCAATGCCCTGGAGCAGATGCGCAGCCAGTCGACGCACATTGCCTTCGTGGTCAACGAGTTCGGTGATTTCACCGGGGTGCTGACCATGACCGACATCCTTGAATCCATCGCCGGTGAATTGCCCGATGCCAGTGAAGTGGAAGGGCCGGGCATCGTCGAAGACGAGCAGGGCTTTGTCGTCAGCGGCGCCCTGAACCTTAGCCAGATTCACGCGCGCACCGGTTTTGCCGCCAAGCCCACCGAGGACTACCAGACCCTCGCCGGCCTGGTCATGAGCCTACTTGATCGTTTGCCGATGGTCGGCGACAGCCTGGTGTGGGACCACTGGAAGATGACCGTGGTCGCGGTGGAAGAGCGCCGCGTGCGGGAAGTGCGCCTTACACCGAACGCCGCCGTTGACGCAGCAGGTGCCTGA
- the rarD gene encoding EamA family transporter RarD, producing the protein MSKGIVTSVTASFLFAVMYYYTSLLTPLDGEEVFGWRMLLTLPCVTLFMLFTRDWPLVTGLLARVRRKPLLVLGLLGTSSLMGVQLWLFLWAPLHGRSLEVSLGYFLLPLTMVLTGRLVYGERLSRLQKVAVACAITGVGHELYQHGSFAWETLLVAGGYPLYFVLRRKCATDHLGGLWADMCLLLPAALYFVIQGPLSAQDLAEHPGLYGLIPLLGVISALALICYVLASRLLAFSLFGLLSYVEPVLLVAVALLLGETIGPDQWLTYLPIWLAVLVLIAEGVRHLLRQRRRSV; encoded by the coding sequence GTGTCAAAAGGCATTGTTACATCGGTCACGGCGTCGTTCCTGTTCGCCGTGATGTACTACTACACCTCGCTGCTCACCCCGCTCGATGGCGAGGAGGTGTTCGGCTGGCGCATGCTCCTGACCCTGCCCTGCGTCACCCTGTTCATGCTGTTTACCCGTGACTGGCCGCTGGTCACTGGCCTGCTCGCGCGGGTGCGGCGCAAGCCTTTGCTGGTGCTCGGCCTGCTGGGGACATCATCGTTGATGGGCGTGCAGCTCTGGCTGTTCCTCTGGGCGCCATTGCACGGGCGCAGCCTGGAAGTGTCGCTGGGCTATTTTCTCTTGCCGCTGACCATGGTCCTGACCGGTCGGCTGGTCTATGGCGAACGCCTGTCGCGGCTGCAGAAAGTGGCGGTGGCCTGCGCGATCACCGGTGTCGGCCATGAGCTTTACCAGCACGGCAGCTTTGCCTGGGAAACCCTGCTGGTGGCCGGGGGCTATCCGTTGTACTTCGTACTGCGGCGCAAATGCGCTACCGACCATCTGGGCGGCTTGTGGGCCGACATGTGCCTGTTGCTGCCCGCAGCGCTGTACTTCGTCATTCAAGGGCCGCTGTCAGCCCAGGACCTGGCCGAACATCCGGGGCTGTACGGCCTGATTCCGCTGCTTGGGGTGATCAGCGCCCTGGCGCTGATCTGTTATGTGCTGGCCAGCCGCCTGCTGGCCTTCAGCCTGTTCGGCCTGCTCAGCTATGTCGAACCTGTGTTGCTGGTGGCCGTGGCCCTGCTCCTGGGCGAGACCATTGGCCCCGACCAGTGGCTGACCTACCTGCCGATCTGGCTGGCGGTGCTGGTGTTGATCGCAGAAGGCGTCAGGCACCTGCTGCGTCAACGGCGGCGTTCGGTGTAA
- a CDS encoding EAL domain-containing protein produces MPLTVKRPGRWTLRALLPWAVGAVPVLCGLAIMHLQAERELDARSQATAQQVVAQVELILDNISGAAKSLLPLAGLPCMEEKLALRDQVTRRSFVRSTNLVYRNELYCSSLFGPYSEPVNASDYVDGKLWLMNGNSVTPGHPLLVYRAHEGERGAISTVDGDHLLTALRLIGPHTQLRLQVGRYWMGKDGLVHEGIAPCAAVAPVRLSSSHYPFSIYSGYEAGKVGQVMRDEYPALFGLLVFLGVIAGAVCRWMLRRASSSRAELQRAMEANEFLPYFQPVVRKGDYRWAGAEVLMRWQHPREGLVRPDLFIPYAEHSGQIVPMTRILMRRTAELLAPHAPLMEDGFHVGINITADHCQDLALYDDCRDFLAAFPPGRVLLTLELTERKLIAPSEVTQTLFAKLHELGVMIAIDDFGTGQSSLSYLRQFKVDYLKIDQSFVALIGVDALSLHILDSIIELSAKLELGIVAEGVENQTQRDYLARHNVDFQQGYLFARPMPIEGFVAALAAQAEAAPQVAEVAG; encoded by the coding sequence ATGCCGCTCACGGTAAAACGCCCCGGACGCTGGACCTTGCGCGCCCTGCTGCCGTGGGCGGTTGGCGCCGTACCGGTGCTCTGCGGCCTGGCGATCATGCACCTGCAGGCCGAGCGCGAGCTTGACGCCCGCAGCCAGGCCACGGCGCAGCAGGTGGTGGCCCAGGTGGAACTGATCCTCGACAACATCTCCGGCGCGGCCAAGTCGCTGCTGCCGCTGGCCGGGCTGCCGTGCATGGAGGAAAAACTGGCCTTGCGCGATCAGGTCACCCGCCGCTCCTTCGTGCGCTCCACCAACCTGGTGTACCGCAACGAGCTGTATTGCAGCTCGTTGTTCGGCCCATACAGCGAACCGGTCAACGCCAGCGACTATGTCGACGGCAAACTCTGGCTGATGAACGGCAACTCAGTGACCCCGGGCCATCCGTTGCTGGTGTATCGGGCCCATGAGGGCGAGCGTGGCGCCATCAGCACCGTCGATGGCGACCACCTGCTCACCGCCCTGCGCCTGATCGGCCCGCACACCCAGTTGCGGCTACAGGTCGGCCGTTACTGGATGGGCAAGGACGGTCTGGTGCACGAAGGGATCGCCCCCTGCGCCGCAGTGGCGCCGGTGCGGCTCTCCTCCAGCCACTACCCGTTCTCGATTTACAGCGGCTATGAAGCGGGCAAGGTCGGCCAGGTGATGCGCGACGAGTACCCTGCCCTGTTCGGCTTGCTGGTGTTTCTCGGGGTGATTGCCGGCGCCGTGTGCCGCTGGATGCTGCGCCGCGCCAGCTCGTCGCGGGCCGAGTTGCAGCGGGCCATGGAGGCCAACGAATTTTTGCCATACTTCCAGCCGGTGGTGCGCAAGGGCGATTATCGCTGGGCCGGCGCCGAAGTATTGATGCGCTGGCAGCACCCGCGCGAAGGCCTGGTGCGCCCCGATCTGTTCATCCCCTACGCCGAGCACAGCGGCCAGATCGTGCCGATGACGCGCATCCTCATGCGCCGCACCGCCGAGTTGCTGGCGCCACATGCGCCATTGATGGAGGATGGCTTTCATGTCGGCATCAACATCACCGCCGATCATTGCCAGGACCTGGCCCTGTACGACGATTGCCGGGACTTTCTCGCTGCCTTCCCGCCCGGGCGCGTCCTGCTGACCCTGGAGCTGACCGAACGCAAGCTGATCGCCCCCAGCGAGGTCACCCAGACGTTGTTCGCCAAACTCCACGAACTGGGGGTGATGATCGCCATCGACGACTTTGGCACCGGACAGTCCAGCCTCAGCTATTTGCGCCAGTTCAAGGTCGATTACCTGAAGATCGACCAGAGTTTCGTCGCCCTGATCGGTGTCGACGCCCTGTCGCTGCACATTCTCGACAGCATCATCGAACTGTCGGCCAAGCTTGAGCTGGGCATCGTCGCCGAAGGTGTGGAAAACCAAACCCAGCGGGATTACCTGGCGCGCCACAACGTCGACTTCCAGCAGGGTTACCTGTTTGCCCGGCCCATGCCGATCGAGGGCTTTGTCGCGGCCCTCGCAGCCCAGGCCGAAGCCGCACCGCAGGTGGCGGAGGTTGCCGGTTAG
- the hppD gene encoding 4-hydroxyphenylpyruvate dioxygenase, which yields MADIFENPMGLMGFEFIEFASPTPGALEPIFQIMGFTKVASHRSKDVHLYRQGGINLILNNEPKSVASYFAAEHGPSVCGMAFRVRNAHEAYARALELGAQPVEIETGPMELRLPAIKGIGGAPLYLIDRFEEGSSIYDIDFNFIEGVDRHPVGAGLKIIDHLTHNVYRGRMAYWAGFYEKLFNFREIRYFDIKGEYTGLTSKAMTAPDGMIRIPLNEESSKGAGQIEEFLMQFNGEGIQHVAFLCDNLLESWDALKKLGMRFMTAPPDTYYEMLEGRLPGHGEPVGELQSRGILLDGSSEAGDKRLLLQIFSETLMGPVFFEFIQRKGDDGFGEGNFKALFESIERDQVRRGVLSTD from the coding sequence ATGGCTGATATCTTTGAAAACCCGATGGGCCTGATGGGCTTTGAATTCATCGAGTTCGCATCGCCGACCCCGGGCGCCCTGGAACCGATCTTCCAGATCATGGGTTTCACCAAGGTGGCTTCCCACCGCTCCAAAGACGTGCACCTGTACCGCCAGGGCGGTATCAACCTGATCCTGAACAACGAACCGAAAAGCGTCGCGTCGTACTTCGCCGCCGAGCATGGTCCATCGGTCTGCGGCATGGCCTTCCGTGTGCGTAACGCCCACGAAGCCTATGCCCGCGCTCTGGAACTGGGCGCCCAGCCGGTGGAAATCGAAACCGGCCCGATGGAGCTGCGTCTGCCGGCGATCAAGGGCATTGGCGGCGCGCCGCTGTACCTGATCGACCGTTTCGAGGAAGGCAGCTCGATCTATGACATCGACTTCAACTTCATCGAAGGTGTCGATCGTCATCCGGTCGGTGCGGGCCTGAAGATCATCGATCACCTGACCCACAACGTTTACCGCGGACGCATGGCCTACTGGGCCGGCTTCTACGAGAAGCTGTTCAACTTCCGCGAGATCCGTTACTTCGACATCAAGGGCGAATACACCGGCCTGACCTCCAAGGCCATGACCGCGCCCGATGGCATGATCCGTATCCCGCTGAACGAAGAATCGTCCAAGGGCGCCGGGCAGATCGAAGAGTTCCTGATGCAGTTCAACGGCGAAGGCATCCAGCACGTGGCCTTCCTCTGCGACAACCTGCTCGAGAGCTGGGACGCCCTGAAGAAACTCGGTATGCGCTTCATGACCGCGCCGCCAGACACCTACTACGAAATGCTCGAAGGTCGTCTGCCAGGTCACGGTGAGCCGGTTGGCGAGCTGCAGAGTCGTGGCATCCTGCTCGACGGCTCTTCCGAGGCCGGTGACAAGCGCCTGCTCCTGCAGATTTTCTCGGAAACCCTGATGGGCCCGGTGTTCTTCGAATTCATCCAGCGCAAGGGTGACGATGGCTTCGGTGAAGGTAACTTCAAGGCCTTGTTCGAGTCGATCGAGCGTGACCAGGTTCGTCGCGGTGTGCTGAGCACCGATTGA
- a CDS encoding CSS-motif domain-containing protein, translating to MAPPRIAGRSLLEFLITLLIGLAPVACGLLVLAVQVERKQEETAEVSAIEAIYAIDRVIDAMHSSSIAVLGLAGQRCEKVLPTLRQEALKQPSVRSLVLVKENRGYCSTLLGTFDTPIDPGSYFNQRLRLDMHNEITPNTPVLHYRLQDYPMGVVAISDARTLQSELQGFKNGIVLALQFGSEFVWASGSGAAAQVPNHEEDNQRMVSDKYGYTVHAGYPDGHTRKILIQAMSSTAPSLLLVGILTAAVAYWGLFRQRRKPSLPTF from the coding sequence ATGGCTCCACCCCGCATTGCCGGCCGCAGCCTGCTCGAGTTTCTGATAACCCTGCTGATCGGCCTGGCGCCCGTAGCATGTGGGCTGCTGGTGCTGGCAGTGCAGGTCGAACGCAAACAGGAAGAAACCGCCGAGGTGTCCGCCATTGAGGCCATTTATGCCATCGACCGAGTCATTGATGCCATGCACAGCAGCAGCATTGCCGTGCTCGGGCTGGCCGGACAACGCTGCGAGAAAGTCCTGCCGACCTTGCGCCAGGAAGCCTTGAAGCAACCCAGCGTGCGTTCGCTGGTGCTGGTCAAGGAAAACCGAGGCTATTGCAGTACCCTGCTTGGCACCTTCGATACGCCAATCGACCCGGGCAGCTACTTCAACCAGCGTCTGCGCCTGGACATGCACAACGAAATCACTCCGAACACGCCGGTACTGCACTATCGCCTGCAGGATTATCCTATGGGCGTTGTTGCCATCAGCGATGCGCGCACCCTGCAATCGGAGCTGCAAGGCTTCAAGAATGGCATCGTCCTGGCCCTGCAGTTCGGCAGCGAATTCGTCTGGGCAAGCGGCAGCGGCGCCGCCGCTCAGGTGCCAAATCATGAAGAAGACAACCAACGCATGGTCTCGGATAAATACGGCTACACCGTGCATGCCGGTTACCCCGATGGCCACACCCGCAAGATCCTGATCCAGGCCATGTCCTCCACCGCGCCCTCATTGCTGCTGGTCGGCATCCTCACCGCTGCGGTGGCTTACTGGGGCTTGTTCAGGCAACGCCGCAAACCTTCCTTGCCGACGTTCTGA
- a CDS encoding type 1 glutamine amidotransferase domain-containing protein yields the protein MSKKILVVLTNTAKYPTLKRATGLWLGEAVHFVEKVEKAGFKVDYLSPTGGYVPIDPHSLQMAADIDWEWYQNKTFMNRLGKTLSPGEVKAQDYCAIYYAGGHGVIWDFPDNSELQDLARRIFEAGGVVASVCHGAVGLLNIKLSDNTLLVKDREVTGFSDTEEKLVELDKVVPYLTETELKARGGLYLKAEEPWQAFAIADQKEGRLITGQNPASGSAVAELVVAALKKH from the coding sequence ATGAGCAAGAAAATACTGGTGGTGCTGACCAATACGGCCAAATACCCGACGCTTAAACGCGCCACCGGACTGTGGCTGGGCGAGGCAGTGCACTTTGTCGAAAAGGTTGAAAAGGCTGGGTTCAAGGTCGACTACCTGAGCCCGACCGGCGGTTACGTGCCGATTGACCCGCACAGCCTGCAGATGGCGGCGGATATCGACTGGGAGTGGTACCAGAACAAGACGTTCATGAACCGCCTGGGCAAAACCCTGAGCCCCGGAGAGGTCAAGGCCCAGGACTACTGCGCCATTTACTATGCCGGTGGGCATGGCGTGATCTGGGACTTCCCTGACAACAGCGAGCTGCAGGACCTGGCCCGGCGCATCTTCGAGGCTGGCGGTGTAGTGGCGTCGGTGTGCCATGGCGCGGTCGGCCTGCTCAATATCAAGCTCAGTGACAACACCCTGCTGGTCAAGGATCGCGAGGTAACCGGTTTTTCCGACACGGAAGAGAAACTGGTGGAACTGGACAAAGTGGTTCCGTACCTGACCGAAACCGAGCTCAAGGCCCGTGGCGGGTTGTACCTCAAGGCCGAAGAGCCCTGGCAGGCCTTCGCTATTGCCGACCAGAAGGAAGGACGCCTGATTACCGGCCAGAACCCCGCATCAGGGAGCGCGGTGGCTGAACTGGTCGTGGCCGCGCTGAAAAAACACTGA